In Desulfonatronum thiodismutans, the genomic window GTTTCCCCGGGCCAGGGGGACCAACGTGGTGGCCGGGTGCGTGCCCCGGGGCGGAGGGGTGGTGGTGTCCTGTCTGGCCCTGGACCGAGTGGACATCCAGGAAGACGACTTCACGGCCGAGGTGGGGCCGGGGGTGGTCACCGGGGCCTTTCAGTCTCAGGTTCAGAGCCGGGGCTTGTACTATCCTCCGGACCCGGCCAGCGTGCGCTTTTCCACCCTGGGCGGCAACGCGGCCACCTGCGCCGGGGGGATGCGGGCCGTGAAGTACGGCGTGACCCGGGACTACGTTCTGGGCATCGAGGCCGTGCTGCCCGGCGGGGAGCTGATCCACACCGGGGCCCGGACGCACAAGAACGTGGTCGGCCTGGACCTGACCCGCCTGCTGGTGGGCTCCGCCGGGACCCTGGCTTTTTTCACCAAGCTGACGCTCAAGCTGTTGCCCCTGCCTCCGGCCCAGGCCTCGCTGATGGTCGGTTACCGGTCCCTGGACGACGCGCTGGCCGCGTCCCGGGCCGTGTTCCGGGCCGGGATTCTGCCCGTGGCCATGGAATTGATGCCCGAAGAGGTCCTGGACTGCGTGGCTCGAATCGCCGATTCTCCTTGGAATGATCGGACCAAGGCGGTCCTGTTGCTCAAATGCGACGGGCGTCCGGAAGGGTTGCTGGAGGAACTGGCCTTGATCCGGAGCGCCTTGGAAGGGCATGCTCCGGTATTTGTTGAGGAGGGCCGGAATGCTTCGGACGAGGAACGGCTCTGGGAGGCGCGGCGCTTGATCAACCCGGCCTCCTTTCGTCTGGC contains:
- a CDS encoding FAD-binding oxidoreductase — translated: MSLTPTQRAFLRGQFPGDDYLEQPEATCVYGADASRRFALPWAVVRPRTVEQIKELLTWAHREEIPLFPRARGTNVVAGCVPRGGGVVVSCLALDRVDIQEDDFTAEVGPGVVTGAFQSQVQSRGLYYPPDPASVRFSTLGGNAATCAGGMRAVKYGVTRDYVLGIEAVLPGGELIHTGARTHKNVVGLDLTRLLVGSAGTLAFFTKLTLKLLPLPPAQASLMVGYRSLDDALAASRAVFRAGILPVAMELMPEEVLDCVARIADSPWNDRTKAVLLLKCDGRPEGLLEELALIRSALEGHAPVFVEEGRNASDEERLWEARRLINPASFRLAPDKISEDVSLPRGKVAEGILGIRDIGRAHDLPILTFGHLGDGNIHVNIMHDASDENQLEHAFQVRDAVLELVLHLGGVLSGEHGLGLTKRGWLHRQVGPVERGLFSLIKRAFDPKGIMNPGKAY